The Myxococcales bacterium nucleotide sequence ACGAAGCGCCGGAGGAGGCGGATCTGCAGGATCTCCAGCGGGAGTTGCAAGGCTTCGGGCTGCTCGGCGCCGATGCTCCCCGGCACCTCGAGTCAAAACAAATACATCAGGCCCTGCGTCGTGCAGAGGGTCGTCCGGAAGAGCGGCTGATCAACATGACCGCCGTTCGCGCGATGAAGCAAGCGCGCTACGCGGTCGACAACCATGGCCACTTCGCGCTCGGGTTCGCATCCTATCTGCACTTCACATCGCCCATTCGCCGCTACGCAGATCTCGTGGTGCACCGGTCGCTCGTGCATTGGTTCGAACTCGGCACGGCCCCGCCCGATCCACTGCTCGATGCCCCGCTCCGGTTGGCTGCAGTCGCAAAGCGAATCTCGTATCGCGAGCGAGTTGCCGTGAGCGCTGAGCGCGACATGGTCGATCTCAAAAAGTGTGCGTTCATGTCGAAGTTTGTCGGTGATTCTTTTGCGGGCATCATCTCGGGCACGACCGCCCACGGTCTCTACGTGACCCTCGACGAGCACGATGTAGACGGCCTGGTGCCGAGCGCGAGCCTGGGTTTCGGTCTCGTTCTCGACGAGCGCGGGCATGCGTTGATCGCTCGGCGCAGCGGTGCCCGCTACCAGCTCGGGGATGCGATTCAGGTGCGGGTCGAAGAGGTCAATCTGCTGCGGGGCTGGATTCGTTTCGCACCCGAGTCGGGAGATGCGGCCCCACCCACCCGCGAGCGGCGGCCCCGGCCAAAGCATCAGAGCAAGAGCGTGAGCAGAAAGCGCAAACCCGTCAAGCGAGGCCGTCGGCGAGGGCCGAAAGCTCGTCGCTGAGACGTTCCCAATCGCGGTATTGCTCTTCGATCAGCTGTTGGACCGCGACGCGTTCCGCCTGGAGTTCTTGCAGTTGCGTCGCGTCGCTCGCGATCTTTGGGTCCCCGAGTTTCCAACCCAGCGCTTCGAGGCTGCGTTCTTCTTGTTCGATCAGTTTTTCGATGCGCTGAATTTTCCGCTGAACCTTGTCGTGTGCCTTGCGACGCTCTCGCTGGGCGGTCCGCTCGGCTTTGCTGAGCTTGGGAGCTGGCTTTGTTTTCGGAGCCGCCTCCGTGGCAGGGGCGGGTAGCTTGCGCGGGGGCTCTGCAGACACTGAATCCGCCACCGCCCCGCGGCCCTGCCGTCGTTCGAGAGCGCTCTTCTTCGCCATGAAATCGTCGTAGTTTCCGATGTACTCGGTCAGTACTCCGTAGTTGACCTCGACGACACGAGTGGCCAGGACATTGATGAAGGCTCGGTCGTGGGAGACAAAAACCAGGGTTCCGGCAAAGCTGGCGAGCGCCTGCTCCAACACCTCACACGACGCGATGTCGAGGTGGTTGGTGGGTTCGTCGAGCACCAGCAGATTGGCCGGGCGCAGCAGCATCTTGGCCAGCGCGACTCGCGCTTTTTCTCCGCCCGAGAGGACCGAGATTTTTTTGTCGACGTCGTCACCACTGAAGAGGAAACCTCCGAGATGGCCTCGTAGCCTCGGAAAATCCTCCGAGGGTGCATCGCGTTCGAGTTCTTCCAGCACCGTGAGTTCGGAGTGCAGGGCCTCGAGTTGGTGCTGTGCAAAAAACGCGACTTCGACGTTATGCCCCGGGATGCGTTCGCCCGCCTCGAAATCGAGCGTGCCCGCCACGATCCGCAGCAGCGTCGATTTGCCCGCGCCGTTGGGACCCGCGAGGGCGATCTTGTCCCCGCGAAGAATCTGGAAATCGATCCCCTCGTAGACCTTCTTCTCGTCGTAGCTCTTGTGGATATCGGTCAGGTTTATCACGGTCCGACCCGCTCGCGGCGGGTCCGGGATCTTCATCCGCATGCGTCGCTTGGCATCCGGCGCAAGTTCGATGCGATCAATCTTGGACAGCGCTTTGACCCTGCTTTGCGCCTGCTTGGCCTTGCTCGCCTTGGCTCGGAAACGCTCGACGAAACGTTCCATCTGCGCGATCTCGCGGTCCTGGTTCAGCTTGCGGGCGAGCAGGTGCTCGCGGATTTCTTCGCGCAATTCCAGATACCGGTCGAAGTTGCCCTCGTAGACGGTAAAGCGCCCGGTTCCGTCGACTTCGGCAATACGGGTCGCGTGTTTGCGCAAAAACGTTCGATCGTGGGAGACCACGACCACCGCACCTTCGAAGGCGACGATGGTCTCTTCGAACCACGCGATCGCGGGCAGGTCGAGGTGATTGGTCGGTTCGTCGAGCAGCAACACGTCGGGATCGGACAAGAATAGTTTCGCGAGTTCTACCCGCATCAACCAACCACCGCTGAAACTGCTGAGAGGCCGACCGCGTGCTTCGTCGTCGAAGCCCAGGCCGGCGAGTACGGCGGCGATGCGAGATTCACGCTCATAGCCCCCGCCGTGGGTGAATTGCGAGCTGACGCTGTCATAGCGCTCGGCGATGGCACTCGGAATTTCTTGATGGTGTTCGCCGAGGCTGGACATCTGCTGCTCGAGGTCCCGCATTTCCAACTCGAGTTCGTCGAGGCGCGCCAGTGCTGTCGCCGCCTCCTGCTGCACGCTGTGCGAAAGACCCGGGTTGATCTCCTGCCGGATCATGCCGATGCGGACGCCCCGGGACTTGATCACCTCGCCGTGGTCGCACGGCTCGTCACCGGCCACCATGCGCAGCAGCGTCGACTTCCCCGCGCCATTGGGTCCGACGAGTCCCACTCGATCCCCGGGGTTCAGGCCCAGACTCGCATGCTCGAAAAGCGTGCGTCCTCCAATTTGTCGGGCGAGATCGTTGAGTCGAATCAGCACGGGCGGTGATCTTCCTGGGTCGTCGTTTTGGGCAGCGCGCAGTTGCAAGTGGAGGCGAAGTCGAACCGTTGGGGTTGCGCAGATCGGGTTTGGTGGTGCGGGTATCGGTTGGATACCGCCCGGGCGAGAGCCGCGCGCCGCGTACCCTAGCAGCCAGAACGGCGAAGTTCGAAAAACGAGCCAGCGGACCGCGAGAATTGCCGACTGGCAGCCGGAACCCTGCTCTTGCATGATTCGCAATTCGATGCGTCCACTTTCTTCGCAGATTCGATACGCCATTTCCGGAATCTTTGATCTCGCTTACAACGCGGACTTGAAGCCGGTGCAGCTGCGCGTCATCGGGGAACGGCAAAATATTCCCGCCCGCTATCTGGAGCAGATCTTTCAGCGCTTGCGTCGAGCGGGACTGGTGCAGGGCAAGCGGGGACCGGGCGGGGGCTACACCCTGCTGCGGGGTACCGCCGAAATTACACTACGCGACGTCGTCGAAGCGGTCGAAGGCCCGATCGAAGCCGGGGGGCGCGCTACCCCGCCGCCCGCGGTCGGACCCGACGGGCCCGATGAGGCTGCCAACGACGCCTGCGCGCCAGATTTTCTCTGGAGCGTCCTCGCGGAGCGCTTTGCCTCGGTCCTCGCTGAAACCACGATCGAAGACCTGTGCCAGGAATCGGCCCGACGCGGGGTGCGTCGAGCGAGCGCGGAGCACCTCACGTACCAAATCTGAACCCCGCGCCAAATCTCGGCGCCCTGCGTCCACCCTCTACTGCGCGCGATTTGGCCCAGATCGAAAGGGTGTGGGGGTTCGAGAAGTGCGTAAACTGTCGGGCTTCCGAATTTGACGCTCGAGACCGCCGATCAAGTGAGGCAAACCGCGAGTCGATAGGTTTGGGTTGGCGAATCAGGGCAAAATTTCGAAACGTGCCGGAGTGACGAGTTGGAAGAGCTGGAGACGTCGTTGAACGATCCAATTGTGGACGAAGAGTGCCGACTGCTCGAGCGAGTGCAGGCCGCTCTGGCCAATCTCCCCGAGGTGCGCACGGCATCCCATGCGCCGCTGGTCCGCGAACTGGAACGCCTGCGGGAGGTGATGATCTCGGGCGATGAAGCGAAGGATTCGTCCGCGCTGCTCGAGCAATATCACCATCAGTCCGCGGTACTCGAACAGCTGCAACGGGCGGGCCCGCCGGCCAAAGTGGATCCGGACTCTCCGTATTTTGGTCATCTGCGCCTGCGGGAGGGCGATGCGATTCGGGACCTGTGTCTGGGCAAGGCCACTTGTCTCGCCAAAGGGGTGCGGATCGTGGATTGGCGGGACGCACCGATCTCGCGGATTTTCTATCGCTACGCCCAGGGAGAAGACTTCGACGAGGAGATCGCCGGACGCGAACGTATCGGCGAGGTATTGGTGCGGCGCATGCTGCGGATTCGAGGGGGCGAACTTCAGCGCGTCCAAGCACCGGAGGGAGACTTTGCCCTGGACCCCGAGCAACCGGGGCGCTGGTTGCGGCGGGGAATCGAAGCGCCTCGCTTGTCCGGCGCTGCGGTCGATGCACTGCATACCCACGAACCGGGCGCCGCCGCAGATCGCCGCCTGGGAAGCGACACCTCCGGGCGCACGCAGCAGGTCGATAAGCACCTTCCCGAAATCACCGGTCTAATCGATCCGAGCCAGTTCGACCTGATTACGCGACCGTCAGCTGGGTTTCTGGTGATTCGCGGAAGTGCGGGGTCTGGCAAAACGACCGTGGCGCTGCATCGAGTGGCCTACCTCGCATACGACGATCCACGGATCGATGGACGCGACACCCTGGTGGTGATGTTCTCCAAGGCACTGCGCAACTACGTGGAACACGTGCTGCCTTCCCTCGGACTGAACCGGGTGCGAATCGTGACCTATCCGGAATGGGTGAACGAGGAACGCAAACGGCACTTTCCCAGGTTGCCGGGCAGGGCGAGAGAAGACGCTCCTGCCATCGCGCAGCGCATCAAGTTACATCCAATTCTGGCTGCGGCCCTCGAAACCCAGGTGGAACGGGTGCCCGGAATCCGCCGCTGGGAACAGGCGCTCGACGACTGGGCCAGCGTACTCACCCTGGCGCCCCTGTTACGTGAAACCATCGAACGCGTTGCACCCGGCGCCTTTAGCGATCAGGAAGTGGACAAGTTCGTCGAGTGGAATCGCGACCGCGTCGACGAGATCTATTCCTATCTGGCGGGGGAAGAGGAAACCGGGGCGGCGCTCGACGCAGAAGACGACGCAGTGTTGATGCGGGCATGGCAACTGCGGGTCGGACCGTTGCTCTCGAAGGGCAAGCGACCCCTGCGCTTTCGCCATGTGGTCCTCGACGAGGTGCAGGACTTCTCGCCGCTCGAAGTTCAAGTGTTGCTCGGATGTCTCGGTAACGATCCCAGTATCACCTTGGCGGGTGACACCCAGCAGCACGTGATGCAGAACAGCGGCTTTACCTCATGGTCGGAGTTCTTTCGCTATCTCGGAGTCGAAGGCGCGGAGGTCGACACCCTCCGGATCAGTTATCGCTCCTCCCAGGAGATTGTTGAGTTTGCCTACTCGCTGCTCGGGAGTCTGCAAGAGGACGAAGAGCAGCCTCAAGCGACGCGATCGGGCCCCCCGGTCGAACTCTTTCAATTCGGACACCGTGGAGAGTCTGTCGCCTTCCTGGCCGATGCCCTGCGCGACCTGCGACGAGAACAACCTCTGGCCAGCGTCGCAGTACTGACCCCATCGGTCGAATCCAGCCGCAACTACTTCGAAGGTCTCGAACAGTGCGAGATTCCGGGCCTTCGCCACATCACCGACCAGGATTTCTCCTTCACA carries:
- a CDS encoding ATP-binding domain-containing protein; amino-acid sequence: MNDPIVDEECRLLERVQAALANLPEVRTASHAPLVRELERLREVMISGDEAKDSSALLEQYHHQSAVLEQLQRAGPPAKVDPDSPYFGHLRLREGDAIRDLCLGKATCLAKGVRIVDWRDAPISRIFYRYAQGEDFDEEIAGRERIGEVLVRRMLRIRGGELQRVQAPEGDFALDPEQPGRWLRRGIEAPRLSGAAVDALHTHEPGAAADRRLGSDTSGRTQQVDKHLPEITGLIDPSQFDLITRPSAGFLVIRGSAGSGKTTVALHRVAYLAYDDPRIDGRDTLVVMFSKALRNYVEHVLPSLGLNRVRIVTYPEWVNEERKRHFPRLPGRAREDAPAIAQRIKLHPILAAALETQVERVPGIRRWEQALDDWASVLTLAPLLRETIERVAPGAFSDQEVDKFVEWNRDRVDEIYSYLAGEEETGAALDAEDDAVLMRAWQLRVGPLLSKGKRPLRFRHVVLDEVQDFSPLEVQVLLGCLGNDPSITLAGDTQQHVMQNSGFTSWSEFFRYLGVEGAEVDTLRISYRSSQEIVEFAYSLLGSLQEDEEQPQATRSGPPVELFQFGHRGESVAFLADALRDLRREQPLASVAVLTPSVESSRNYFEGLEQCEIPGLRHITDQDFSFTAGVEVTEIEQVKGLEFDYVVLVDVDAGNYRDVPSARRLLHVGATRAIHQLWLLAVGPPSPIIAGLSEG
- a CDS encoding Rrf2 family transcriptional regulator: MIRNSMRPLSSQIRYAISGIFDLAYNADLKPVQLRVIGERQNIPARYLEQIFQRLRRAGLVQGKRGPGGGYTLLRGTAEITLRDVVEAVEGPIEAGGRATPPPAVGPDGPDEAANDACAPDFLWSVLAERFASVLAETTIEDLCQESARRGVRRASAEHLTYQI
- a CDS encoding ABC-F family ATP-binding cassette domain-containing protein; translated protein: MLIRLNDLARQIGGRTLFEHASLGLNPGDRVGLVGPNGAGKSTLLRMVAGDEPCDHGEVIKSRGVRIGMIRQEINPGLSHSVQQEAATALARLDELELEMRDLEQQMSSLGEHHQEIPSAIAERYDSVSSQFTHGGGYERESRIAAVLAGLGFDDEARGRPLSSFSGGWLMRVELAKLFLSDPDVLLLDEPTNHLDLPAIAWFEETIVAFEGAVVVVSHDRTFLRKHATRIAEVDGTGRFTVYEGNFDRYLELREEIREHLLARKLNQDREIAQMERFVERFRAKASKAKQAQSRVKALSKIDRIELAPDAKRRMRMKIPDPPRAGRTVINLTDIHKSYDEKKVYEGIDFQILRGDKIALAGPNGAGKSTLLRIVAGTLDFEAGERIPGHNVEVAFFAQHQLEALHSELTVLEELERDAPSEDFPRLRGHLGGFLFSGDDVDKKISVLSGGEKARVALAKMLLRPANLLVLDEPTNHLDIASCEVLEQALASFAGTLVFVSHDRAFINVLATRVVEVNYGVLTEYIGNYDDFMAKKSALERRQGRGAVADSVSAEPPRKLPAPATEAAPKTKPAPKLSKAERTAQRERRKAHDKVQRKIQRIEKLIEQEERSLEALGWKLGDPKIASDATQLQELQAERVAVQQLIEEQYRDWERLSDELSALADGLA